From Syngnathoides biaculeatus isolate LvHL_M chromosome 19, ASM1980259v1, whole genome shotgun sequence, a single genomic window includes:
- the LOC133492474 gene encoding WD repeat-containing protein 37-like — protein MPVEGGSSGSSASAARHPKQKRKAHSLSIRRTNSTEERPPGIHRGDMLEGQDSKLPPSLRNNLLDLFGQIEREFENLYIENLELRREIDSLNERLTGDGQNLEGGDPSKGALKTKASHSTSQLSQKLKTTYKASTSKIVSSFKVTTGSRALCHLQKEYVGHRDGIWELSVTRTQPVVLGTASADHSALLWSIETGKCLLKYGGHAGSVNSIKFHPTEQMALTASGDQTAHIWRYMVQLPTPQPPPDVSAPCDDDQDSSDREEGEVDCDGACEVPTVRVATATLKSHQGVVISADWLVGGRQVVTASWDRAANLYEVETSELVHTLTGHDQELTHCCTHPTQRLVVTSSRDTTFRLWDFRDPSIHSVNVFQGHTDTVTSAVFTVGDNVVSGSDDRTVKVWDLKNMRSPIATIRTDSAVNRISVSANQRIIALPHDNRQVRLFDMSGVRLARLPRSNRMGHRRMVCCTAWNEENQTCNLFTCGFDRQAIGWNINIPALLQEK, from the exons ATGCCCGTTGAGGGTGGGAGCAGCGGCAGCTCTGCCTCAGCTGCTCGACACCCCAAACAAAAGCGCAAGGCTCACAGCCTGTCTATCCGGCGCACGAACAGTACGGAGGAAAGGCCACCTGGCATCCACAGAGGAGACATGCTGGAGGGACAG GACTCCAAGCTGCCCCCCTCGCTACGTAACAATCTTCTTGACCTGTTTGGCCAGATTGAACGAGAGTTTGAAAATCTCTACATCGAAAACCTTGAAC TACGACGGGAAATTGATTCCCTGAATGAACGTCTGACTGGCGACGGACAGAATCTTGAGGGAGGAGATCCGTCAAAGGGAGCCCTGAAAACAAAAG CCAGCCACAGCACCAGCCAACTGTCACAGAAGCTGAAGACGACCTACAAAGCCTCGACTAGTAAG ATTGTATCCAGCTTCAAAGTCACTACAGGGTCCAGAGCTTTATGCCATCTGCAAAAGGAGTATGTTGGCCACCGAGATGGAATTTGGGAACTTAGTGTAACCAGAACTCAGCCAGTAGTCCTGGGAACTGCATCAGCAG ACCACTCAGCCCTGCTTTGGAGTATAGAGACTGGTAAATGTCTGCTGAAGTATGGCGGTCATGCAGGATCAG TCAACTCTATCAAGTTCCACCCCACAGAGCAGATGGCCCTCACAG CCTCCGGAGACCAGACAGCTCACATCTGGCGCTACATGGTGCAACTACCTACCCCCCAGCCACCACCAGATGTCAGT GCACCGTGTGACGATGACCAGGATTCCTCAGACAGAGAAGAAGGCGAGGTGGACTGTGACGGCGCTTGCGAGGTGCCCACTGTCCGGGTTGCTACGGCCACCCTGAAAAGTCACCAGGGTGTTGTTATCTCTGCTGATTGGCTTGTTGGCGGCCGGCAAGTGGTGACAGCTTCTTGGGATCGTGCCGCCAACCTTTATGAAGTAGAAACATCAGAACTGGTGCACACACTCACCG GCCATGACCAGGAGTTAACCCACTGTTGCACCCACCCCACCCAGCGCTTGGTGGTCACCTCATCCAGGGACACCACCTTCAGATTGTGGGACTTCAGagacccatccatccactccGTCAATGTCTTCCAGGGACACACAGA cACGGTGACATCAGCAGTGTTTACAGTGGGTGACAACGTGGTGTCAGGGAGTGATGACCGCACAGTTAAGGTGTGGGATCTGAAGAACATGAGGTCACCAATAGCAACTATCCGCACGGACTCGGCTGTCAACAG gaTAAGCGTCTCTGCCAACCAGAGGATCATTGCTCTGCCCCACGACAACCGACAAGTGCGCCTGTTTGACATGAGCGGAGTGAGGTTAGCCAGACTACCTCGCAGCAACAGAATG GGCCACAGGCGCATGGTGTGTTGCACGGCGTGGAACGAGGAGAACCAAACGTGCAACCTGTTCACCTGCGGCTTCGACCGGCAGGCCATCGGCTGGAACATCAACATCCCTGCCTTGCTGCAGGAGAAATGA